The proteins below are encoded in one region of Candidatus Thiodiazotropha sp. LNASS1:
- a CDS encoding MnhB domain-containing protein, translating into MGNLTGLLFAGGLGFMLLALAGGLDFGTPPMLVGSEIQAHAPQQTGAVNIVTSVVLGYRAIDTLGELSILFAAAVSAGLILGRRHTTAGTQTKGGFILYTGGSLLFPLMMTIGFYIIFHGHLTPGGGFQGGVILAAAFFLPLLARPGARLHHKTLSLIEGFAGASFILVGLLAMMEGKAFLQPLLVQDTLGQLASAGTLPLLYLAVGLKVGAELASLLSRLIQTEAPQ; encoded by the coding sequence ATGGGTAACCTCACCGGTCTGTTATTTGCCGGAGGCCTGGGTTTCATGCTGCTGGCGCTGGCCGGCGGACTCGACTTCGGCACCCCGCCGATGCTTGTTGGCAGTGAAATTCAAGCACATGCGCCACAGCAGACCGGGGCCGTAAACATCGTCACCTCGGTCGTGTTGGGATATCGCGCCATCGATACCCTGGGAGAACTCTCGATTCTTTTTGCAGCCGCCGTTTCCGCCGGTCTGATTTTGGGACGCCGGCATACCACTGCAGGCACGCAAACAAAAGGCGGTTTTATTCTATACACGGGAGGCTCGCTGCTCTTTCCGCTGATGATGACTATCGGTTTTTACATCATTTTTCACGGCCACCTGACCCCCGGTGGCGGCTTCCAGGGGGGCGTTATTCTGGCGGCGGCCTTCTTCCTCCCCCTATTGGCCCGACCCGGAGCCAGACTGCACCATAAGACCTTGAGTCTGATCGAGGGATTCGCCGGCGCCAGTTTCATCCTTGTCGGCCTGCTGGCTATGATGGAGGGTAAGGCGTTTCTGCAACCCTTGCTGGTACAGGACACCCTGGGTCAGCTTGCCTCCGCCGGCACCTTGCCGCTGCTCTATCTTGCGGTCGGCCTGAAGGTGGGCGCCGAACTGGCCAGCCTGCTGTCACGTCTGATACAGACAGAGGCACCGCAATGA
- a CDS encoding sodium:proton antiporter: protein MISVFDPELILYSTAIGLIVIGLAGVVMSSHLFRMVLALVIAEAGANLMLVLAGYRWDAVAPILTSLSEPAAMVDPVPQALVLTAIVIGVGIQALAVSLLIRIRQRYATLDRKEAAERMDSEIAASMGAARDVSQDAPLGERPLPPIPADQVNTRGGDAP from the coding sequence ATGATCTCCGTATTCGATCCGGAATTGATTCTATACTCCACAGCGATAGGATTGATCGTGATCGGTCTGGCCGGCGTGGTCATGTCGTCTCACCTGTTTCGCATGGTACTGGCGTTGGTCATTGCAGAGGCCGGCGCAAATCTGATGCTGGTATTGGCGGGCTACCGCTGGGATGCGGTCGCACCGATACTCACCTCGCTTTCAGAACCTGCCGCGATGGTTGACCCGGTGCCGCAAGCCCTGGTGCTCACCGCCATCGTCATCGGTGTCGGCATACAGGCCCTTGCAGTAAGTCTGTTGATCCGAATCCGCCAGCGCTACGCCACACTGGATCGTAAAGAGGCGGCTGAGCGCATGGATAGTGAGATCGCCGCCAGCATGGGTGCCGCAAGAGACGTGAGTCAGGATGCACCGCTGGGAGAGCGTCCCCTGCCTCCGATCCCTGCTGATCAAGTCAATACGCGAGGAGGGGATGCGCCATGA
- a CDS encoding complex I subunit 5 family protein codes for MNAYLVLTIALPLLGAFLLPILMRSSIAIALWSGPAILIYGCWTIADIWLQGSTQPVSIAIGGFAPPLGINLYIDSLALLFAFAVQLLGLIFWPFTLDQDSARRQALMLLLVAASTGLALSGDLFNLYVFYELAAVATFGLASASGHSAAYVATLRYLILSGIGSVLTLFGIALIYSKTGTLNLAHLAQLAPAQLNDELGLTAFLSILIGIGVKAELFPVNTWVPEIYATASTRLSAFLVGLLSKLALLIILRLLLLIFHQPEATQVLLILGILGVVSGELAAWRAKELRRMLAFSSIGQLGVMFIAMALPDGKGVLAVLALALHHLIIKSGLFMLAEDWGGAIKRLRGSAKMAPLGAALFVLFSLSLVGMPPLPGFWAKFTLITELAGQSEPLYMIGLAVFLLATVIEASYLFRVAAILYQDAPRETLDHEIPKNEGLSLVTATLFGAGLIAAAVMIAPVGDGLNTIAAQVQDVDLYISTVFPGGNQ; via the coding sequence ATGAACGCCTATCTGGTGCTGACCATTGCGCTACCCCTGCTCGGCGCCTTCCTGCTGCCGATTCTGATGCGCAGCTCAATCGCGATCGCTCTCTGGAGCGGACCGGCCATCCTGATCTACGGCTGTTGGACGATTGCCGATATTTGGTTGCAAGGCTCGACACAACCAGTCTCCATTGCCATTGGCGGATTTGCTCCACCCCTGGGCATCAACCTCTATATCGATTCGCTCGCCCTGCTGTTCGCCTTTGCCGTACAGCTGCTCGGACTCATTTTCTGGCCATTTACGCTGGATCAGGACAGCGCCCGACGCCAGGCCCTGATGCTGCTGCTGGTGGCGGCCTCAACGGGACTGGCCCTCTCCGGCGATCTGTTCAATCTCTATGTATTTTACGAACTGGCCGCTGTCGCCACATTTGGACTGGCCTCCGCATCCGGCCATAGCGCTGCCTACGTGGCGACCCTGCGTTATCTCATACTCAGCGGCATCGGTTCGGTGTTGACTCTATTCGGCATTGCGTTGATCTACAGCAAAACAGGCACCCTCAACCTGGCCCATCTGGCCCAGCTGGCGCCGGCACAACTGAATGACGAATTGGGTCTCACTGCCTTTCTGAGCATCCTGATAGGCATCGGGGTAAAGGCAGAACTTTTCCCGGTCAATACCTGGGTGCCTGAGATCTATGCCACCGCCTCGACACGACTTTCGGCCTTTCTTGTCGGCCTGTTATCCAAACTCGCCCTGCTGATCATCCTGCGTCTGTTGTTGTTGATTTTCCACCAGCCCGAAGCAACGCAGGTATTGCTGATCCTCGGAATTCTGGGTGTTGTCAGCGGTGAATTGGCGGCATGGCGCGCGAAGGAGCTGCGGCGCATGTTGGCCTTCTCATCCATCGGCCAGCTGGGTGTAATGTTCATTGCCATGGCCTTGCCCGATGGCAAGGGAGTTCTGGCAGTGCTCGCACTTGCTCTCCATCATCTGATCATTAAATCGGGACTCTTCATGTTGGCCGAGGATTGGGGGGGAGCCATTAAGCGGCTGCGCGGCAGCGCCAAAATGGCGCCGCTGGGGGCTGCATTGTTCGTGCTGTTCTCCCTCTCCCTCGTTGGCATGCCGCCGCTTCCCGGGTTTTGGGCGAAGTTCACCCTGATCACCGAACTGGCAGGTCAGTCAGAACCCCTCTATATGATAGGGCTTGCCGTTTTTCTGCTGGCCACAGTGATCGAGGCCAGTTATCTGTTCCGCGTTGCCGCCATACTCTATCAGGATGCCCCGCGGGAAACCCTCGATCATGAGATACCAAAAAACGAAGGACTCTCCCTGGTGACCGCTACGTTGTTTGGTGCCGGATTGATCGCTGCCGCGGTGATGATCGCACCCGTTGGCGACGGTCTCAATACCATCGCCGCACAAGTGCAGGATGTTGACCTCTATATCAGTACCGTTTTCCCCGGAGGCAACCAATGA
- a CDS encoding proton-conducting transporter membrane subunit encodes MILTLLDELLLFSGVTLLVALTIGRGLAAGWMVTILYGGQLLALTKMAVLGYEGGAIASSLSFEVMGQTLNWRFDALSWFFALITLGSALLSSWFSCGAWERDYIKQGGNIWLFHTAMALNVFTMLILLASGDLLSLFIGWELVSWAGFLLMALAGGVATKAAMRYITYAMAGGMAVFGGLALVYSASGSLQLEAVITAVEQISTTKLWLLVILFGGGFGIKMGLLPFHLWQAPAYAETPGPGSAFLGAISSRMGLFAILLVLVKLFGIVNIDNLKVPFTLIDARDLLAWLAVLTIILPTFTAMKQNDARHLLAWHGIGQGGYMLLGIVVADAMGGAGGLLHVFNHATYQAALFMAVTAVIYRTGTSDLNKLGGLVVRMPLSFMVLLIGIIGLAGLPPMNGFVSKWLVYRSLLNQGMPLLFLAAVIGTLGTILSVYKLIHNIFLGQLRVEHEHVAEAPWSMMIPMLILSAIIFITGLLPGIPLEWIASVLQTVGLPVPQYTLGGVESNSGSLDMIWVIGVLFAGFGIGAVIFYSAGRSKRVHQLDNYAGGHFLSADVRYQYSDNFYAGLMHLIGGWYRGSFLWLERSITSMIEFLSLGMQGLYRRANAEFYLLSTALFVIAWAVI; translated from the coding sequence ATGATTCTGACGCTTCTGGACGAACTGCTGCTCTTCTCCGGCGTTACCCTGCTGGTGGCGTTGACGATCGGGCGGGGCCTCGCGGCCGGCTGGATGGTTACGATCCTCTACGGTGGTCAGCTGCTCGCACTGACAAAGATGGCGGTACTCGGCTATGAAGGTGGCGCCATCGCCTCCTCCCTCTCTTTCGAGGTGATGGGACAGACGCTGAACTGGCGGTTCGATGCATTGAGCTGGTTCTTCGCCCTGATCACCCTCGGCTCCGCCCTGCTCAGCAGCTGGTTTTCATGCGGCGCCTGGGAGCGCGACTATATCAAGCAGGGTGGCAATATCTGGCTCTTCCACACCGCAATGGCATTGAACGTCTTCACCATGCTGATCCTGCTCGCCAGCGGCGACCTGCTCTCACTGTTTATCGGTTGGGAGCTTGTAAGCTGGGCGGGCTTTCTGCTCATGGCCCTGGCCGGTGGCGTCGCCACAAAGGCAGCCATGCGCTATATCACATACGCTATGGCGGGGGGCATGGCGGTTTTCGGTGGCCTTGCCCTGGTCTATAGTGCATCCGGTTCATTGCAGCTTGAAGCGGTTATCACGGCAGTGGAACAGATCAGCACCACAAAACTCTGGCTGCTGGTGATCCTCTTCGGTGGCGGCTTCGGCATCAAGATGGGGTTGTTGCCCTTCCATCTGTGGCAGGCACCCGCGTATGCCGAGACACCCGGCCCCGGTAGTGCTTTCCTGGGCGCGATCTCTTCCCGCATGGGTCTGTTCGCCATTTTATTGGTTCTGGTTAAACTCTTCGGCATCGTCAACATCGATAATTTAAAAGTGCCATTTACGCTCATAGATGCCCGCGACCTGCTGGCATGGCTCGCCGTGTTGACGATCATCCTCCCCACCTTCACCGCCATGAAACAGAACGATGCCCGTCACCTGCTGGCGTGGCACGGCATTGGACAGGGTGGCTATATGTTGCTGGGCATCGTAGTAGCGGATGCCATGGGTGGCGCAGGCGGGCTGCTGCATGTCTTCAACCACGCCACCTATCAGGCTGCGCTGTTCATGGCCGTGACTGCGGTCATCTACCGTACCGGCACCTCCGATCTGAACAAACTCGGCGGGCTCGTGGTGCGCATGCCGCTCTCATTCATGGTTCTTCTGATAGGCATCATCGGCCTGGCGGGACTACCGCCGATGAATGGCTTCGTTTCGAAATGGCTGGTTTATCGCTCACTGCTGAATCAAGGCATGCCCCTACTCTTCCTGGCAGCTGTGATCGGCACATTGGGCACCATCCTCTCCGTCTACAAATTGATTCATAACATCTTCCTGGGCCAGCTGCGAGTGGAACATGAACATGTCGCCGAGGCCCCCTGGAGTATGATGATCCCCATGTTGATTCTCAGCGCGATCATATTCATTACCGGCCTGCTGCCGGGTATACCGCTGGAATGGATTGCATCAGTCCTGCAGACAGTCGGTCTGCCGGTCCCGCAATATACCCTGGGTGGCGTGGAATCGAACAGCGGTTCCCTGGACATGATCTGGGTGATCGGCGTCCTGTTCGCCGGCTTCGGCATCGGTGCTGTTATCTTCTACTCCGCCGGGCGCAGTAAGCGCGTCCATCAACTGGACAACTATGCCGGTGGACACTTCCTCTCTGCCGATGTGCGTTATCAGTACAGCGATAACTTCTATGCCGGTTTAATGCACCTCATAGGGGGCTGGTATCGGGGCAGCTTCCTCTGGCTGGAGCGCAGCATCACCTCGATGATCGAATTTCTCTCCCTGGGTATGCAAGGCCTCTACCGTCGGGCAAACGCAGAGTTTTATCTCCTCAGCACGGCGCTATTCGTTATCGCCTGGGCGGTGATCTGA
- a CDS encoding respiratory chain complex I subunit 1 family protein, which translates to MSATELLIELTLMPLVAFIVGMMMVLMMRRIAARLQRRIGPPFFQPLYDIVKLHSKRTQVSHGLIHDIGIVMAMGGYIAAETLLPVPGMNGIAEKGGIITLLYLMMIPSLGLALGVGQCANPNGSIGIARALTAMLAYDIPLVIVVFGVAYAAGTTNLIDIIATQQAGGFETWGAVEMPLLAIAGLVAMHASLGKQPFEIYIAPAEIATGPMVEMGGKYLGGLFVMQCFQLYTTSVLYVCLFLGGGSTWFDFLLKSFLVLAIPVSIAYLFPRYRTEDLLRLMWKWPVMLGLIGIAFVI; encoded by the coding sequence ATGTCAGCCACAGAACTGCTTATCGAACTGACCCTGATGCCCCTGGTCGCTTTCATCGTCGGCATGATGATGGTACTGATGATGCGGCGTATCGCCGCCAGGCTGCAGCGGCGTATCGGCCCCCCCTTCTTCCAACCACTGTATGACATCGTCAAACTGCACAGTAAAAGGACCCAGGTATCACACGGCCTGATCCACGACATCGGCATCGTCATGGCAATGGGGGGATATATCGCTGCCGAGACCCTGCTCCCGGTACCCGGCATGAACGGTATTGCGGAAAAAGGCGGGATCATCACCCTGCTCTATCTGATGATGATCCCTTCCCTGGGTCTCGCGCTGGGTGTGGGGCAATGCGCAAATCCTAACGGCTCAATCGGGATTGCCCGCGCCCTGACCGCCATGCTCGCCTACGACATCCCACTGGTGATCGTGGTGTTTGGAGTCGCCTACGCCGCTGGTACGACCAACCTCATCGACATCATCGCCACCCAACAAGCCGGCGGATTCGAAACCTGGGGAGCGGTAGAGATGCCGCTGTTGGCCATCGCGGGTCTTGTCGCCATGCATGCTTCCCTCGGAAAGCAGCCCTTTGAAATCTACATTGCGCCGGCGGAAATAGCCACCGGCCCGATGGTCGAAATGGGTGGCAAGTATCTTGGCGGTCTGTTCGTGATGCAGTGTTTTCAGCTCTACACCACCTCCGTACTCTATGTCTGCCTGTTTCTCGGCGGTGGTAGCACCTGGTTCGATTTTCTGCTGAAGAGTTTCCTGGTATTGGCGATACCGGTCAGCATCGCCTATCTGTTCCCACGTTACCGTACCGAGGACCTACTGCGGCTGATGTGGAAATGGCCGGTGATGCTGGGACTGATCGGTATTGCGTTTGTTATTTAA
- a CDS encoding NADH-quinone oxidoreductase subunit B, with translation MSSIKQIPVVETKRTNPLARVFDDLVRFCRSRSLFILHYCTGCGAIELPPAMTSRFDMERLGIQPMVSPRQADILLITGYVSIKTLKRVILTYEQMGSPKYVIGICSCTVNGGMYWQSYATAKKLDEYMPVDLYIAGCMPRPEAVITGLQQLMDRIHSGQANSWEDYYRNYDYYLGNQQKLFGEDWQTPTDVISEANHYDLLSEGTLGEHTRLLEQHQKPLEALDMRLGHELKEPRK, from the coding sequence ATGAGCTCAATAAAACAGATTCCGGTGGTAGAAACAAAGCGAACCAATCCACTGGCACGCGTGTTCGACGACTTGGTGCGCTTCTGCCGCTCCCGCTCCCTCTTCATCCTGCACTACTGTACCGGTTGCGGAGCGATCGAACTGCCGCCGGCGATGACCTCCCGCTTCGACATGGAGCGTCTGGGCATTCAACCCATGGTCTCGCCTCGTCAGGCGGATATCCTGTTGATCACCGGCTATGTCTCGATCAAGACCCTGAAACGGGTGATCCTGACCTATGAACAGATGGGATCTCCGAAGTATGTCATCGGCATCTGTTCCTGCACCGTCAACGGCGGTATGTATTGGCAAAGCTACGCCACCGCAAAAAAACTCGACGAATACATGCCGGTGGACCTCTACATCGCCGGCTGCATGCCGAGACCCGAGGCGGTCATCACCGGTCTGCAACAGCTGATGGACCGGATTCACTCAGGCCAGGCGAACAGCTGGGAGGATTACTACCGCAATTATGATTACTACCTTGGCAATCAACAAAAGCTGTTTGGCGAGGATTGGCAGACACCCACAGATGTAATCAGCGAAGCAAATCACTATGACCTGCTGAGCGAGGGGACCCTGGGTGAGCATACCCGCCTGCTGGAGCAACACCAGAAACCTCTGGAGGCATTGGATATGCGCCTGGGTCACGAGTTAAAGGAGCCACGCAAATGA
- a CDS encoding NADH-quinone oxidoreductase subunit C, whose amino-acid sequence MSKEIAHWLDDLLEEIEGIVVRRKSSRRVRVDVPADALPALLELLQGRAGYIHLSAISCVDWIDDDEFELVYHVWSYESHSLVSAHIRIAREPGVYLSVYDLYQPAAFFERDIHEMYGIHFEGSPNMEKFILTEWDGPPPMRKEFDSEAYINEHLSWQNYNPEWLQELVAEGGGVIIPPEEQRFSQKKK is encoded by the coding sequence ATGAGTAAGGAAATCGCCCACTGGCTGGATGATCTGCTGGAGGAGATCGAGGGCATCGTGGTGCGACGCAAGAGCAGCCGCCGGGTACGCGTGGACGTGCCGGCCGATGCCCTGCCGGCCTTGCTTGAGTTGCTGCAGGGACGTGCCGGGTATATTCATCTCTCCGCCATCAGCTGTGTCGACTGGATTGATGATGATGAGTTCGAGCTGGTCTACCATGTCTGGTCCTACGAGAGTCACTCCCTGGTCTCCGCACACATCCGTATCGCCCGGGAGCCGGGGGTCTATCTGTCGGTCTATGACCTCTACCAGCCTGCCGCGTTTTTCGAACGGGATATTCACGAAATGTACGGCATCCACTTCGAAGGCAGTCCGAATATGGAGAAATTTATCCTCACCGAATGGGACGGACCACCGCCGATGCGCAAAGAGTTCGACAGTGAAGCCTACATCAACGAACACCTGAGCTGGCAGAACTACAATCCGGAGTGGTTGCAGGAACTCGTGGCCGAGGGTGGTGGTGTGATTATTCCGCCTGAGGAACAGCGGTTTAGTCAGAAGAAAAAATAG
- a CDS encoding NADH-quinone oxidoreductase subunit D, which translates to MRPENYEAQRQPPSNEFELNFGPNHPGIEGNYALKVKLHGDVVLEARADGGYLHRGFEKLMEQRLWIQNIALVPRICVPDPSPMELCYSMAVEQLCGLHVPQRANWIRVMQLELSRIAAHLFTFGGHAATTGMYSTMYWGVADRDLILDLFEEFTGGRVYSIYNIPGGVRRELPTGFLQRVSDTLDYVESRLPDYDDLFFKNQVFVKRAKGVGVLSQEQALAWGVTGPNLRATGLAFDVRRDDPYLVYDQLDFEIPTEESGDAWARTLVRRHELMESIRIVRQVVETLPDIHGPIRAPIPNPLAWNVPAGETYTRVESSKGELCYYVVSDGGPKPYRVHVRGPSSMHAVQVLEKLSVGSRIEDIAQTMFSLDACPPEVDR; encoded by the coding sequence ATGAGACCCGAAAACTACGAAGCCCAACGCCAGCCGCCGAGCAATGAATTCGAACTCAATTTCGGCCCCAACCATCCCGGTATCGAAGGCAACTATGCCTTGAAGGTCAAACTGCACGGGGATGTGGTGCTGGAAGCCAGGGCTGACGGCGGATACCTCCATCGGGGTTTCGAAAAGCTGATGGAACAGCGGCTATGGATTCAAAATATCGCGCTTGTGCCGCGTATCTGTGTACCCGACCCATCCCCCATGGAGCTCTGCTACTCCATGGCCGTTGAGCAGCTCTGCGGTTTGCATGTCCCACAAAGGGCCAACTGGATTCGCGTCATGCAGTTGGAGTTGTCACGTATCGCCGCCCATCTGTTCACCTTCGGCGGACATGCCGCGACCACCGGCATGTACAGTACCATGTATTGGGGGGTGGCGGATCGCGATCTGATCCTGGACCTGTTCGAGGAGTTCACCGGGGGCCGTGTCTACAGCATCTACAATATCCCCGGTGGTGTGAGGCGGGAATTGCCAACCGGGTTTCTGCAGCGGGTGAGTGATACTCTCGACTATGTCGAATCCCGTCTGCCTGACTATGATGATCTCTTCTTCAAAAACCAGGTTTTCGTAAAACGTGCCAAGGGTGTCGGTGTTTTGAGTCAGGAACAGGCCCTCGCCTGGGGCGTCACGGGACCGAACCTGCGCGCCACCGGTCTCGCGTTCGATGTACGCAGAGACGATCCCTATCTGGTCTATGATCAACTCGATTTTGAGATTCCAACCGAAGAGAGCGGCGACGCCTGGGCCCGTACCCTGGTGAGACGGCACGAACTGATGGAGAGCATCCGCATCGTTCGTCAGGTAGTCGAAACACTCCCGGATATCCATGGCCCGATTCGCGCACCCATACCCAACCCGCTGGCCTGGAATGTACCGGCTGGCGAGACCTATACCCGGGTCGAATCATCCAAGGGCGAGCTCTGCTACTACGTGGTATCGGACGGCGGCCCCAAACCCTACCGTGTACACGTACGGGGACCCTCGTCGATGCATGCGGTACAGGTCCTGGAAAAACTATCGGTAGGCTCGCGTATCGAGGATATTGCGCAGACTATGTTCTCGCTTGATGCATGTCCGCCGGAAGTTGACAGATAG
- a CDS encoding four helix bundle protein, whose translation MNENRHISKEKSFEFAIRVVHLARYLQREKKEFVLSKQVLRSGTSIGANIEEARAGESRKDFKSKMSVASKEARETLYWLKLLKQTDYLEQRMADSLIRDCEELVSLLTSIVKTTAMASNT comes from the coding sequence ATGAATGAGAACAGGCATATTTCGAAGGAGAAGAGTTTCGAATTTGCAATAAGAGTGGTGCATTTGGCAAGGTACCTGCAACGTGAGAAGAAGGAGTTTGTGCTTTCGAAGCAAGTGCTGCGTTCAGGTACCAGCATTGGTGCAAATATTGAAGAGGCGAGGGCCGGGGAATCGAGAAAGGATTTCAAATCAAAAATGTCCGTCGCATCAAAAGAGGCGCGTGAGACTTTGTATTGGCTCAAATTATTGAAACAGACAGATTATCTTGAACAACGCATGGCTGATTCATTAATTCGAGATTGTGAAGAACTGGTTTCTCTCTTGACATCCATCGTCAAAACTACAGCAATGGCAAGCAATACATGA
- a CDS encoding FAD-dependent oxidoreductase → MSGTTQNSKLKIQNSIAIAHEDHGSILSPLKALQFFARKPVTVPLEPRPAAANYRGFHLNDHEKCIGCSSCQKVCDNAAITMVKVPHLPEDPVNGIRNLRPAIDYGRCCWCALCVDICPTGAISLSREYVHTCTQAEIDSYFILPDETGIHGKHYGLGWQKSVDSDLLDLERQAMEELSPETRIDNFDEIVHGYSEQQAVIEASRCVQCGMCHDACPTHMDAPEYIRAIWQGKPEEAVRWIYNSNPFSHVCGRVCTHRCEEACSIGRRGEPVAIRWLKRYAMDAVDHERVKQIVAEQKADYLSGKQIAIIGAGPAGLTAAFDLVRKGHQVTVFEARDAAGGMPRYGIPSYRLPYDMLDRDIDVITSMGVKIKTNTRIGVDISMQQLQADYDAVVLAIGLHLGRSTRIPGADHKQVAKAVDLLRMITNDEKFKLPKKAVVIGGGNVAMDIARSIARMQRRAHGQVTVTVTALEDKAHFLADPVEVKECLEEGIEIFDARGPQACIVERGRLKGLKTWKVRSIFDDQGRFSPAYDESDEQIHEGDMVIEAIGQMSDVSLLGEALSEELEWHRGRLKVDENGRTSVDWLWAAGDCVNGPDVVHAVADGHRVAASIEAWLDNK, encoded by the coding sequence ATGAGCGGCACAACTCAAAACTCAAAACTCAAAATTCAAAACTCGATAGCAATCGCACACGAGGACCACGGCTCCATCCTCTCCCCGCTTAAGGCGCTCCAGTTTTTTGCACGCAAACCCGTAACCGTGCCGCTGGAACCCAGACCGGCGGCAGCAAACTATCGCGGTTTTCACTTGAATGATCACGAGAAGTGCATTGGCTGCAGTTCCTGCCAAAAGGTCTGCGACAATGCCGCGATCACCATGGTGAAGGTCCCTCACCTGCCGGAAGATCCGGTCAACGGGATTCGCAACCTCCGCCCCGCCATCGACTACGGACGTTGTTGCTGGTGCGCCCTGTGCGTCGATATCTGCCCCACCGGGGCCATCTCTCTCTCCAGGGAGTATGTCCACACCTGTACCCAGGCAGAGATCGACAGCTATTTTATTCTGCCCGACGAAACCGGTATTCACGGCAAACACTACGGCCTGGGCTGGCAGAAGAGTGTCGACTCCGATCTGCTTGACCTGGAAAGGCAAGCGATGGAAGAGCTGAGTCCTGAGACCAGGATCGACAATTTCGATGAGATCGTCCATGGATACAGCGAACAACAGGCCGTGATCGAGGCCTCGCGCTGCGTCCAGTGCGGTATGTGCCACGACGCCTGCCCGACTCATATGGATGCGCCGGAATACATCCGCGCTATCTGGCAGGGGAAACCTGAAGAGGCGGTACGCTGGATCTACAATTCCAATCCCTTTTCCCATGTCTGCGGCCGCGTCTGTACCCACCGATGCGAAGAGGCCTGTTCCATCGGCCGACGGGGTGAACCGGTCGCCATTCGATGGCTGAAGCGATACGCCATGGATGCGGTTGATCACGAACGAGTCAAACAGATCGTCGCGGAGCAGAAGGCCGACTACCTGAGTGGCAAACAGATTGCAATTATCGGTGCCGGGCCTGCCGGTCTCACAGCCGCATTCGATCTGGTGCGAAAGGGCCATCAGGTAACCGTATTCGAGGCCAGGGATGCAGCGGGTGGCATGCCCAGATACGGCATTCCTTCCTATCGTCTGCCCTACGATATGCTCGACCGGGACATCGATGTCATCACATCGATGGGTGTAAAAATCAAGACCAACACCAGGATTGGCGTGGATATCAGCATGCAGCAGCTGCAAGCCGATTACGATGCGGTCGTCCTGGCGATCGGCCTGCACCTGGGGCGCTCAACCCGGATACCTGGAGCGGATCATAAACAGGTCGCAAAGGCAGTGGATCTGTTGCGCATGATTACCAACGATGAAAAATTCAAACTGCCGAAAAAGGCCGTGGTGATCGGTGGCGGTAATGTGGCCATGGACATTGCCCGCAGCATCGCCCGCATGCAGCGGCGTGCACATGGGCAGGTGACAGTGACGGTAACCGCCCTGGAAGACAAGGCGCACTTCCTGGCCGACCCTGTGGAGGTTAAAGAGTGTCTCGAGGAGGGGATCGAAATTTTCGATGCGCGGGGCCCGCAGGCCTGCATTGTCGAAAGGGGCCGTCTGAAGGGTCTGAAGACCTGGAAGGTTCGCTCGATTTTCGATGACCAGGGTCGCTTTTCACCCGCCTATGACGAATCTGACGAGCAGATCCACGAAGGCGACATGGTGATCGAGGCCATTGGCCAGATGTCGGATGTCTCCTTGCTCGGAGAAGCCCTCAGTGAAGAACTGGAGTGGCACCGGGGACGTCTCAAAGTGGATGAAAACGGCCGCACATCGGTCGATTGGCTCTGGGCCGCCGGCGACTGCGTCAATGGGCCGGACGTGGTGCATGCGGTTGCCGACGGCCACCGGGTGGCGGCGAGTATCGAAGCATGGCTTGATAATAAATAG
- a CDS encoding ferritin family protein gives MKEGQSSGYQKLKSKKSLGEILEVAIEFERTARDFYTALIPKVSKQIRYLVEELADEEQRHFDLFNELRSRPDIEHHIQMMVEAPASDKRFSDCIHLPELGDKPDDQTVLQYALGREHAAMEQYHALAESTEAGPVKDLFMFLANEETLHKNQLEKLYYETIHSGGV, from the coding sequence ATGAAAGAAGGACAGAGTAGCGGTTACCAAAAGCTTAAGTCGAAAAAAAGCCTGGGAGAAATTCTCGAGGTTGCGATCGAGTTCGAACGGACGGCAAGGGACTTCTATACAGCCTTGATCCCCAAGGTCAGCAAGCAGATCCGCTACCTGGTGGAGGAACTCGCCGACGAGGAACAGCGCCATTTCGATCTCTTCAACGAGCTCAGGTCACGGCCCGATATCGAGCATCATATTCAGATGATGGTAGAGGCACCGGCCAGTGACAAACGCTTTTCGGATTGTATCCACCTCCCGGAGCTGGGGGATAAGCCTGACGACCAGACCGTGCTGCAATATGCCCTGGGCCGCGAGCACGCGGCCATGGAGCAGTACCATGCACTGGCAGAAAGCACAGAAGCTGGACCGGTCAAGGATCTGTTTATGTTCCTCGCCAACGAGGAGACCCTGCATAAGAACCAGTTGGAAAAACTCTATTACGAGACGATCCACAGTGGTGGGGTTTAA